In the genome of Leeuwenhoekiella sp. MAR_2009_132, one region contains:
- a CDS encoding PHP domain-containing protein, whose product MFLNCHTYFSLRYGTLSEEELIDLAIQNKQSCIALTDINNTSACLKFISKAKEKK is encoded by the coding sequence ATGTTTTTAAACTGTCATACGTATTTCAGTCTACGATATGGTACGCTTTCAGAAGAAGAGTTAATTGATCTTGCTATTCAAAATAAGCAAAGCTGTATTGCGCTCACAGATATTAATAACACTTCTGCCTGCTTAAAGTTTATTAGTAAGGCTAAAGAAAAAAAATAA
- the dinB gene encoding DNA polymerase IV, producing MNRNILHLDLDTFFVSCERLANSKLIGKPVIVGGTGDRGVVSAASYESRKYGVHSGMPIKMARQLLPQAFYIRGNAGTYTKYSKMVTDILQQEVPILEKASVDEFYADLTGMDRFFGCYKFAKELRSKVIRETGLPISFGLSVNKTVSKVATNEAKPDSQLKVDAGYEKLFLEPLSIKKIPMVGEKTFRTFCNLGVKNIGLVQQMPVEMMISVFGKNGRVIWERANGIDRSPIIQYHERKSISSERTYGQDTTDIHKLKTTIHAMAENLAFQLRRGNKLTSCITVKVRYSDFQTFSKQLKIPYTAADHNLIPQVLEIFEKLYNRRLLIRLVGVRFSGLTEGHYQIDLFENTNRTVSLYKAMDEIRIRYGDRSVMRAATMGEGSRTIGGQGNPFNGQPPIVLAHRHQ from the coding sequence ATGAATCGAAATATTTTACATCTTGATCTTGACACTTTTTTTGTCTCTTGTGAACGCTTAGCGAATAGTAAACTCATAGGAAAACCTGTTATAGTAGGAGGCACTGGAGATCGCGGTGTGGTAAGCGCAGCAAGTTATGAATCAAGAAAATACGGTGTTCACTCAGGAATGCCTATTAAAATGGCAAGGCAACTTTTACCACAAGCATTTTATATAAGAGGGAATGCCGGCACCTATACAAAGTATTCAAAAATGGTTACTGATATTCTTCAGCAAGAAGTTCCTATTCTAGAAAAAGCGAGTGTTGATGAATTTTATGCAGATCTCACCGGTATGGATCGTTTTTTTGGTTGCTACAAGTTTGCTAAAGAACTACGTTCAAAAGTAATTAGAGAAACAGGACTTCCTATTTCTTTTGGACTTTCTGTAAACAAAACAGTTTCTAAGGTTGCTACTAATGAAGCGAAGCCAGACAGTCAGCTTAAAGTTGATGCTGGTTATGAAAAACTATTTCTTGAACCGCTTTCTATAAAAAAAATACCTATGGTGGGCGAGAAAACCTTCCGTACGTTTTGCAATCTTGGAGTAAAGAACATAGGTCTTGTTCAGCAAATGCCGGTTGAGATGATGATCTCCGTTTTTGGTAAAAACGGGAGAGTAATTTGGGAACGCGCAAATGGCATAGACCGCTCTCCTATTATTCAATACCACGAGCGTAAATCTATATCAAGTGAGCGCACTTATGGACAGGATACCACAGATATACATAAATTGAAAACAACTATTCATGCAATGGCTGAAAACCTGGCTTTTCAGTTGCGTCGTGGTAATAAATTAACTTCTTGTATTACGGTTAAAGTTCGGTATTCAGATTTTCAAACTTTTTCTAAGCAACTAAAAATACCATACACTGCTGCAGATCATAATTTGATACCCCAGGTATTAGAGATTTTTGAAAAACTTTATAATAGGAGATTACTTATTAGGCTGGTGGGTGTTCGCTTTAGCGGCCTTACTGAAGGTCATTATCAAATAGATCTTTTTGAAAATACAAACCGTACCGTAAGTCTATATAAAGCTATGGATGAAATACGTATACGCTATGGCGATCGCAGCGTAATGAGAGCTGCTACTATGGGAGAAGGCTCCAGAACTATAGGTGGTCAGGGAAATCCCTTTAATGGCCAGCCTCCTATAGTTTTAGCTCATAGGCATCAATAA